GATGAAGTCGCCCTGTTTGATCTGGCCGGTGCTGTTCAGGTCTACGTGCACCTCCACGAGATAGGCGCGCCCCGGCTCCAGCCTGGACGCACTGCGTAGCTCGTACGGGACGCCTGCGCCGGGTTGATGGACCGATACACCGCTGATGACCTGCTCGGCCACGGTCTGAGCCGCGGCGCCAGCCATCGTCACGTCGCGCAGCTTGATGCGGAGGGTTGCCCCATCGAATGGCGGCGCGCTGCTGTCGAAGCGCACAGCGCCGCTCACGAGCACAGGGGTTGGTGCCGCTGATCCGCTTCCCATGATCCCGCTCTCATCTGGCTCTCGTTCTCAGCATCTGGCGGCGCCGACGCGCCTCGGGCCAGGAAGGCCCTCACTTGTCAGGGGAGTGAGGGCCGCTCCCGGATCGGCACGTCAGCGCACAGCCGCTTCGACCACCTTTGACGACGCACGGGCCGGCGTCCCGGCAGGCGTCCCAGCGGTCAGCCCCCCAGTCACGGCAGCCCGAACCTCGGACTCGTCCATGACGCCGCGCAACGCCTCCACCAGTTGCGGCAGCGCCCGGTCGAGCGACTCCCACCAGCTGCTGCCGCTGCTGGCCGGGCTGGCGGCCCGGCCAGCGTAGAGGGCGCGCACCGCCGCCACGTCGCCGTCGCTCAGGCCGATCCGCTGGCCGATGGACTCCCCGTGGGGCGTCACGATGGTCGCCGCGCCGTTGCTGCTGAACGCCGTCGCATTGTAGTGCATGATCGAGGCGTAGTCGTACGGCCCGATATCGTCGCCATCGGTGATGTGCTGGAAGAAGTTGTGCATCATGTCGGGCTGGATGTTCGCCCACATGATCTTGACGAACCGGTCCCGGTCCTCCCGGCTCTGCTCGTGCCACAGGCCGAGCGTGTGGCCGATCTCGTGGATGACGTTGCCCGTGGTGCAGGTCAGGGCCAGCTCGACGAACTGCTGTCCGCCCATCCGCCCGACCGACGAGGCGCAGCCGCCGCCGCGCCGGAACGTCACATAGTCCGTCTCGTTGGTCCGCTGGACGAACTGGATCAGCCCGCCGGTCCGCTGCTGCCAGTGGTTGATCGCGTTGGCGACCCGCGTCGGGCTGGGCAGGGCCGGATCGATGGCGTACGGCACCCGGCCGTTCGGCCAGCGATACCGGTCGCCGGTGATCGCCACGCCAGCCGCCATCAACCCCGCGCCGCGAGAGGGATCGGAGTTCTGCAGCGCGTCGGTGATCGCCGTCATCTCCTGGACCTCGCCCAGGATGATGTCGGCCTCGGCCATGGCGAAGACGCGGTCGTCCTCCACCGCGTTGCGTGGCGTGTAGATGACCGGTCGGACGAGGTTCGGATCGACCAGGCTCTTGATGAAGCAGTACCGGTACTCCTGGTTGAGGGTGAGGCCCTTCGCCAGATCCGGGTTGTCTCGGAACGCCTTCCGGTCCTGGTCAATCGGGCTGAGGCTCGCATCAGGCGAAGCGTCGGCGTCGGCGGCGGGCGCATCGTACCGAGCCTTGCCGCGCCGGAGCGTGTTGCGCGGTGCAGGCGCTGCGTCGGCTGGGGCGGCCGGAGTGGAGAGGGCCGCGTACAGCTCAGCGGTCTGCCCATCGTCGGCAGCCACCGCCTCGTCAGCGGGTATTTCCGCGGCCACCGTAGATCCGACATCCAGCGGCGCGGCGTCACGACGCGGTTCGCGCTGCTCCAGCACGGCGCCGAGGTTCGACTGGCTCCCGTACTCGACGATCGCGCCATCGACGAGGCGGAACATGTCGATGCCGGTGATCGTCAGATCGCGCGAGCCACGGCCACGCTTCTGGCCCGGCTTCGCCGTCCAGCGCGCAACGACCCGGTCTCCGGCCACGACCAGATCCTGCACCTCGACGTCGAGATACCCGAAAGCGCGGCTGACCAGCTCCGAGAGCCACACGATGCCCTCGCGGCCGGGCGGCTGGCCGGGCAGCCGGTCGTGCACGACCGCGTCGGCGGAGACCAGCTCGGCGGCGATCTCCGGCGACAGGGCAGCTACCACGCGGTCAAGAAATCGACGGACGATGCGCTCGTTGGTGTCTGCGGCGGACATCTTCTCCCCCCGTGATCGATCGAATCGGCTGGCGGCGTCGAGCCTCTGGCAGTCTGACACGGGCTCCCTCGCCGCCCCCGGCCCGGATCGGCATCTGGGAGGGGCGGTGCGAAGGTGAGGCGGCCCGCCTGATGGGCCGCCTCGGAACCGGTAGGACGATCAGCGGAACGCCGACGCGAACGCCGACGGTATCCCGGCCTGGCCGGCCGAGCCGCTGCCCATGTCGCCGGACATGCCGCCCGGCTGGTCGAGGCTGCCGACGACCTGGGTCGCGATGGGCAGCAACGCCCGCAGCACGTCGAGGAAGCCCTTGTTCTGCACGACCTCTTCGACCTGCACCGGCCCGCCGAACGCACCCTTCTGCTGCGCCAGCAGCCGCGATCCGATCTGGATCGCCACGGGCACGAGCCGCGCGATGGCCCCCCAGAACTTCTCCTGCTCGGGCGAGGCTGGCGCATCCGAGGCCATGCCAGCCGGGGCATCCAGGTTCTGCACGACTCGCGCCGCGATCGGCAGGACCGCCCGCAGAATGTCGAAGAAGCCCTTGTCCTGGGCGATGTCGTCGGCCGAGACGACGGCCTTGCGCCCGCCCACCAGCGAGGTGACGAGGTTCACCGCCGCCGGAATGACGGCCGCGAGAATACCCCAGAACTTCTCCTGCTCGGCGCCGGTGGTCGCCGCCGGGGTCGCGGTGTCGGAGGCCATCCCGCCGGGCTCGTCCAGGGCGTTGACGACCTGACTCGCAATCGGCAGAATGGTCCGCAGGATGTCCAGGAACCCCTTGTCCTGCATCACCTCGTCGAGAGTGGCCGGGCCGGCGAAGGCGCCCTTCTGCTGGGACAGCAGCCGCGATCCGACCTGGAGCGCAATCGGCACGAGCCGCGCGATGGTCCCCCAGAACTTCTCCTGGTCCGGCCCTGGCGTCGGCGCGGTGTCCGACGACATCCCGCTCGGCGCGTCCAGGCTCTGCACGACCTGCGCGGCAATCGGCAGGAGCGACTGCAGAATCCGCAGGAAGTTCTTGTCCTGCGCCAGATCGTCAACCGAGACGGCCCCGCCGCCAGCGCCCTTCTGCTGCGCGAGCAGCGTCCGGCCCAGCTGCACGGCAATCGGGATGCACCGGGTGATCGTCCCCCAGAACTTCTCCTGGCTGGCGTCCTGGCTGGCGTCCTGGCTGCCCGAAGCCATGCCCCACCCGTACGCACCGTAGCCAGTCGGCGTGCTCGTGCCGTACATCGTCGCCATCATGTCCTCCCCGCATATGCATGCTGTCGCTCGGTCGGCGTGCTGTCGGCCGGCCTGAGGGCCCGCGAAAGCTCCTCAAGCAGCCGCTGGAAGTCGGGTGTCAGCCAGGTCGGCGTCGTCGTGGTCCCCGTGGACGGGGCCGGGCCGGTCGGCGTTGGCGCAGGCGCGCCGCCGATGGGCCGCAGGGTGATGAACGCGTACGCGCCGAGTCCGACAGACTTGCTCGTCTCCTGCAGCAGCGGCGTTTGTCTGAATCCCAGGCGCTTCAGCTCCTGGGCCGTTGTGTCGAGCAATCGGCCAGCCGAAATCTGTTCGACGCTCCCTTCGGACGCTACCAGGGCATCAAGCGACCTCCTTAGCGCAAAGGTGAAGGCGGACAGCCGCGCGGGCGGCTCCTGGGTCGTCGTGGCGGCGGTGCTGGCGGCGGCCGTCTGATCGGCCTGACACGCGCTGAGCAGCAGCCCGTTCAGCTCGAGGTCCGTTGCGTCGGCAGCGTCGCTCTGATCGGAGACGGGGTACAGCTCCGGGTCGGACGCCTGCGCCAGCTCGGCGTCGCGGCTGAGACGGTCGGTCTGAAACGTCTTCGCGGCCGTCAGCGGCGGCTCGCTCATCAGCATCGCCGGCCGCCCGAACGGCTTGATCGGCGTGAACGACTTCTCGGCCACGGTGACGGCGTCCTGCTGGTTCGCGTCCGGCCGCCAGACCTTGTTCTCGGTCAGCTCGGCGCCGCCCTGCTCCACGAAGAACGGCTTGGACAGCCCGCCAGAATGGCAGGAATCGAGCACCACGGTCAGGACGCCCGGCGGCAGGCCCTGAGACGTGCGGACCAGCTCATCGTCAAACAGGAAGTCGTCGTAGAGACAGAGGCACTCGCGCAGGACGCCGTCGCGCTCGGTGCGCCAGCCGTGCCCCGAGTAGTAGAAGACCAGCCGGTCGTCAGCCGCCGCGCCGTTCAGAAGCCAGTTCATCAGCCGGTCGCGCACGGTCTGCAGCGTGGCCGCGCCGTCGAAGTACGTTTCGATGGCGTTCTGATCGAAGCCGTAGCGGTCGAGCAGGATCTGCCCGAACGCGCGCGCATCGTCGAGACAGCTCGGCAGATCGTTCCGTTCGCCCGGGTAATCGTTGATGGCGACAATGAGGGCCTTCTTGGTCGGCATCGTCTCCCCTCCCCGCACGTCGATGGTGAGCCCCACGTCGACGCCCGGCAGCGCGCGGCCGGATCGCACGTGGCCCGGCCCGATGCCGCCGGTGTCCGGCAGCAGACCGCCCCAGAGTCCGGCAGCGGGCTGCCCCCGGCAGCCAGCAGCGGGACGCCCCCGCACACTCGCGGCCCAGTCGGCCGGCACGCGCCGCCGGCCCCGCCAACGCCCGTCTCGCCTCAGTGCGAAGGGCGCGGCAACCGCTGGGGGTTCCCGCGCGCCATCAGGTGCGGCTCGACGCTCCTGACGCGGCGGTCACGGGAACCCGTTGACCAAGTCTCGCACATCACCGTGAGGGTTTCGTGAGGTTCTCCTGAGAAGTCCCCCAGGTTCTCGTGCGGTCCGCCTGAGACGCCGTCGATATGGTCGTGAGATTTGGCTGAGGACACGCCCTCACGGTGGCCGCCACGGCGGGGCGGCTGCCCCGCCGTGGCGGCCGCTACACGGTGTCCGGGGCCAGCCGCACCCGGTCGAAGAGCGCCTCGGTCGCGGCCTCCGGCGTGGTGTCGAACTCGGCCCGCAGGATCCCCTCGCAGAGGCGATACTGGCGCAGGGCCTGGGCCCGCTCGCCCCGCCGAACGTAGCAGCGCATGGTCAGGCGGTGGGCGTCCTCGCGGCACGGATCGGCGGCGAGGAGGCGCATCGTGAAGGCGAGGCACTCGGCGTACTCGCCGCGCTCGAATGCGCTCTCCGAGAGCCGGGCCAGCACGCCCAGCTGCATCGAGCGCAGGCGCTCGCGCTCGACAATATCGTGCGCGTCGATGGCGCAGTGGATGTCGCCCTGGTACAGGCACATCGCCGCACGGTGGGCCTCGTCAGCAGCATCCCGGTTGCCGCGTCGCAGGGCAGTGTTGCCCGCGTCCACCAGCCGCTCGAACAGGCGCGTATCGACGTCCACGCCGGCCGGGAGGTTCAGCAGATACCGCCCCTCGCCCGAGACGATGGGCGATTCACCCCCCGGCAGATCGCCAAGCCGCCGCTGCAGGCTGTACACCAGGCTGTTCAGCGACTGCGCGGCGAGCGTCGGCTCGACGTGGCCCCAGATGCGATCCATCAGCGCAGCGCGCAGCACGCCCTGCTCGGGACGGAGCGCCAGGGCCGTCACGAACGCCTCGGTCTTGCCGCCAGGGCGGATGGTCAGCGGCTCCTCATCCCTGAGTATGCGTATCGCGCCCAACAGGCAGATCAGAATACGTGGGTGACTTCCGTAGTCCCACGACGTCGATGGCACGAGCCGCTCATATGACGACATAGCCCCCCCAGCACGCCCCGCCTCCCGTCAGACCGGCGCCAGGTGGGCGGCCTGCCTCCACGCATGCCGTCCGCTGGCTGAATGCCGGTCCCGCGCGGCGAACCACCCCTTCATCGACTGCCGCGCACCGGTGGAGCGTGTTTCGCCACAAGGGCGAGCATTCGTGGATGGTCCTGCACGCAGTGAGGGCGCCCCACCCGCCGCGCGCGGTTCACGCTGGACCAGCCAACGACCCATTCACCTCCGCGCACCGTGGCGCGACAGCACTCGGTCACACCGCGCCACACCACCTACGACACTGGCGGTCGTACCAAGAGAGTGTCGGCCCTCAAACAGATTCGTGCATATTCTCTCACGTGTGAGCGAGGATTTCTCGTAGATCGGTACGGAGAGACTGCACAGATACGATTGGCTGGCGCACGCGCGTTCGGCCGCCCCGATGTTGCTCCCCCGGCAAGCTACGACCGCGGGCCGGGAATCAGCAGCACCGGCAACGTGCTTTGCTCCAGCACGGCCGTCGACACGCTCCCCAGCGCGAGGTGCGCCAGCGCACCCCGGCCGTGCGTCGCCATCATGATGGCGTGGGCCTCGAACTGCGACGCCAGCTCCAGCAGCGCAGCCGCCACCGGGTGCACGCTCTGGACGACCTTCACGATGGCGTCGATGCCGTCAGCGCGGAGTACGGCCGCGAGATCGTCCATCCTGGCGGCCTCGGCTTTGACGCGCTCGGCCAGGTCTGGCGGCTCGAGGACCATGCCGGCCACCGAGACGACGTGCAGCCGGGCGATCCGCGCCAGCAACACCTGCAGCGGCCGGTGCGAGGCCAGCTCCCGCACATAGGCAACGGCAGCCTCCGCAAAGGCCGAGCCGTCCAGCGGCACCATCACGCGCGCTGGCGATGTGTCGGCCGGCACCGGCGAACCCTCGAGCGGCACCATCAGCACCGGCACCCGTGCGCCGTGGATCACCGACTCGGTCACGCTCCCACCAAACCAGCGGTCCAGCCCTCGGCGCTGATGGCTGGCCATCACGATCAGGCTCGCGCCCACCCCGGTCGTCATCGAGCGGATCGCGTCCTCCGGGCTGCCACGACGCACAAAGGCTTCGGCCTGGATGCTCTCCCTGGCCAGCAGGCGCACCAGCCCGTCAAGCTGCGCCATGGTGTCGGCGTCGCCGGTGGCGCCGCCAGTCGGCAGCACGCGCAGCAGCACGATCCGCCCACCGAGAATCCGGACCGCCGCCCTGGCAAAGGGCAGCGCGTGCAGGCCCTCCTCCGAACCGTCCAGCGGGACGAGCACCGTCTGCGCCATCCGTCTCCCCTCCACGAGGTCAGACCGATGATACCGACTCGGCGGCTGCCTGAACGACGGCCGGCCCATGCGACGGCCGGCCGCGCCAGGGGGGTCACGCGCAACATCCGGGGGCGGGGCGGCGCTAGCGGTGGATCAACGAGACGCCCGACGCTTCCTCGGCGGCGCGCAGCACGGCAAACGACCGGCGCGCCACCTCGGCAGGGTCGTAGTCCGGGCGGCGCTGCACCATCACGCTGATCTCGACGGTGACGCAGCCCTCGTAGCCGGCCTTCTCCATCGCCGTCAGGTAGCGAGCGTAGTCGAAGTCGCCTTCGCCGG
The Chloroflexota bacterium DNA segment above includes these coding regions:
- a CDS encoding ester cyclase, which codes for MSAADTNERIVRRFLDRVVAALSPEIAAELVSADAVVHDRLPGQPPGREGIVWLSELVSRAFGYLDVEVQDLVVAGDRVVARWTAKPGQKRGRGSRDLTITGIDMFRLVDGAIVEYGSQSNLGAVLEQREPRRDAAPLDVGSTVAAEIPADEAVAADDGQTAELYAALSTPAAPADAAPAPRNTLRRGKARYDAPAADADASPDASLSPIDQDRKAFRDNPDLAKGLTLNQEYRYCFIKSLVDPNLVRPVIYTPRNAVEDDRVFAMAEADIILGEVQEMTAITDALQNSDPSRGAGLMAAGVAITGDRYRWPNGRVPYAIDPALPSPTRVANAINHWQQRTGGLIQFVQRTNETDYVTFRRGGGCASSVGRMGGQQFVELALTCTTGNVIHEIGHTLGLWHEQSREDRDRFVKIMWANIQPDMMHNFFQHITDGDDIGPYDYASIMHYNATAFSSNGAATIVTPHGESIGQRIGLSDGDVAAVRALYAGRAASPASSGSSWWESLDRALPQLVEALRGVMDESEVRAAVTGGLTAGTPAGTPARASSKVVEAAVR
- a CDS encoding YbaY family lipoprotein, coding for MRFDSSAPPFDGATLRIKLRDVTMAGAAAQTVAEQVISGVSVHQPGAGVPYELRSASRLEPGRAYLVEVHVDLNSTGQIKQGDFITMASHPVPITPTPARVDVQVHQIG
- a CDS encoding universal stress protein, encoding MAQTVLVPLDGSEEGLHALPFARAAVRILGGRIVLLRVLPTGGATGDADTMAQLDGLVRLLARESIQAEAFVRRGSPEDAIRSMTTGVGASLIVMASHQRRGLDRWFGGSVTESVIHGARVPVLMVPLEGSPVPADTSPARVMVPLDGSAFAEAAVAYVRELASHRPLQVLLARIARLHVVSVAGMVLEPPDLAERVKAEAARMDDLAAVLRADGIDAIVKVVQSVHPVAAALLELASQFEAHAIMMATHGRGALAHLALGSVSTAVLEQSTLPVLLIPGPRS
- a CDS encoding caspase family protein; its protein translation is MPADWAASVRGRPAAGCRGQPAAGLWGGLLPDTGGIGPGHVRSGRALPGVDVGLTIDVRGGETMPTKKALIVAINDYPGERNDLPSCLDDARAFGQILLDRYGFDQNAIETYFDGAATLQTVRDRLMNWLLNGAAADDRLVFYYSGHGWRTERDGVLRECLCLYDDFLFDDELVRTSQGLPPGVLTVVLDSCHSGGLSKPFFVEQGGAELTENKVWRPDANQQDAVTVAEKSFTPIKPFGRPAMLMSEPPLTAAKTFQTDRLSRDAELAQASDPELYPVSDQSDAADATDLELNGLLLSACQADQTAAASTAATTTQEPPARLSAFTFALRRSLDALVASEGSVEQISAGRLLDTTAQELKRLGFRQTPLLQETSKSVGLGAYAFITLRPIGGAPAPTPTGPAPSTGTTTTPTWLTPDFQRLLEELSRALRPADSTPTERQHAYAGRT